One genomic window of Gemmatimonadota bacterium includes the following:
- a CDS encoding ABC transporter ATP-binding protein: protein MLVSRGAGLVLPASSKYLIDHVIVAGQYDLLLPLAGVVALATLIQASTGFALSQVLGIAAQRAVANMRRRVEAHVLRLPVRQFDATQVGVLVSRIMSDADGLRNLVGTGFIELLGGLFTATAALAVLLHISWQITAVVMVVLAIFGATLAVAFSRLRPVFRERNRQSAEVTGRLAETLGGIRIVKSYVAERREDLVFTRGIHRILRSSAISITGWSLISALTTVVIGAIAVIMILLGGNALRAGTLTLGDLGMYVLFAGLVAAPLIQIAQVGTQVAEAFAGLDRIRELLDLPTEDQEDAGRVAVPPLRGEVQFEQVSFEYVPGVPVLRQVSFTAPAGTTTALVGASGSGKSTLLSLLTAFNRPTSGTIRIDGLDLATLHLRDFRGRLGMVLQDNFLFDGTILENIRFSRPEASLEQVRAVGRIAHCDEFIAQFPGGYDTIVGERGVKLSGGQRQRVAIARAILADPAILLLDEATSSLDSESEAMVQEGLEALRRGRTSFVIAHRLSTITSADRILVLEAGAIVESGTHEQLLALGGRYHALYQRQYRREQNRFTNPGEELTPPS from the coding sequence ATGCTGGTCAGTCGGGGCGCCGGGCTGGTCCTGCCGGCGTCGTCGAAATACCTGATCGACCATGTGATCGTCGCCGGTCAGTACGACCTGCTCCTACCGCTTGCTGGCGTCGTGGCGCTGGCCACGCTGATTCAGGCGAGCACCGGCTTCGCGTTGTCGCAGGTGCTCGGCATCGCCGCCCAACGTGCCGTCGCCAACATGCGCCGACGGGTCGAAGCGCACGTGTTGCGACTGCCGGTCCGGCAGTTCGATGCGACGCAAGTCGGCGTGCTGGTGTCTCGCATCATGTCGGACGCCGATGGACTCCGCAATCTGGTCGGCACCGGCTTCATCGAGCTCCTCGGTGGCCTCTTCACCGCCACCGCCGCCCTGGCGGTGCTGCTCCACATCAGCTGGCAAATCACCGCCGTGGTCATGGTGGTGCTGGCGATCTTCGGCGCCACGCTTGCCGTCGCCTTCTCCAGACTGCGGCCGGTCTTCCGCGAACGCAATCGGCAGAGCGCCGAAGTCACCGGACGGCTGGCCGAGACCCTCGGTGGGATCCGCATCGTCAAGTCCTACGTCGCCGAGCGGCGTGAGGATCTCGTCTTCACGCGCGGCATCCACCGGATCCTTCGGAGCAGCGCCATCTCGATCACGGGGTGGTCGCTGATCAGTGCGCTGACCACGGTGGTGATCGGTGCCATTGCGGTGATCATGATCCTGCTGGGCGGCAATGCGCTGCGGGCCGGCACGCTCACGTTGGGCGACCTCGGCATGTACGTCCTCTTTGCAGGACTGGTCGCGGCCCCGCTGATCCAGATCGCGCAGGTGGGGACCCAGGTGGCGGAGGCATTTGCGGGCCTCGATCGGATCCGCGAACTGCTCGACCTCCCCACCGAGGATCAGGAGGACGCCGGCCGCGTCGCCGTGCCACCGCTCCGCGGCGAGGTGCAATTCGAGCAGGTCAGCTTCGAGTATGTGCCGGGTGTCCCCGTGCTGCGTCAGGTCTCCTTCACCGCGCCCGCCGGCACGACGACCGCCCTCGTCGGGGCATCCGGCTCCGGCAAGAGCACGCTCCTCTCGTTGCTGACGGCCTTCAATCGCCCCACCAGCGGCACCATCCGCATCGACGGGCTGGACCTCGCCACGCTGCACCTCCGCGATTTCCGCGGCCGTCTCGGCATGGTGCTGCAGGACAACTTCCTCTTCGACGGCACCATCCTCGAGAACATCCGCTTCTCGCGCCCCGAGGCGTCGCTGGAGCAGGTCCGCGCGGTCGGTCGCATTGCGCACTGCGACGAATTCATCGCGCAGTTCCCCGGGGGGTACGACACGATCGTCGGCGAACGCGGCGTGAAGCTCTCCGGTGGCCAGCGCCAGCGCGTGGCAATCGCCCGGGCGATCCTGGCCGACCCCGCGATCCTGCTGCTCGACGAGGCGACCTCCAGCCTGGATAGCGAGAGCGAGGCGATGGTGCAGGAAGGGCTGGAGGCGTTGCGCCGCGGACGCACCTCCTTCGTGATCGCGCACCGACTCTCCACCATCACCAGTGCCGATCGGATTCTGGTGCTGGAGGCGGGTGCGATCGTTGAGTCGGGCACGCACGAACAACTGCTGGCGCTGGGCGGCCGATATCACGCGCTCTATCAGCGGCAGTACCGGCGCGAACAGAATCGCTTCACCAATCCCGGCGAGGAGCTCACGCCTCCGAGCTGA
- a CDS encoding M20/M25/M40 family metallo-hydrolase yields the protein MSHAFVPRFVPALRAAVALALVAPTAPLLAQEKVDVATIEKIKSEAMDRSQVMDIMSWLTDVYGPRLAWSPNLTKAGNWAATTMKSWGLSNVALEPWSTPAGLGWENQRFTFVATAPNFFQVLSAPRAWSAGTKGKVAGGVVIVPTDTAMTLESFKAKYAGKIKGKFMMLTAPNGLPSQKFTADAVRLTDEQLAQMAAIAPPAPGGGRGGAPGGGRGGFGAGGLRRFNLTTDTFALRFMEQQGVAAVLMLARGSDGTIFTDNGAKRDMKAPQVPMVHVSYESYGRIWRMADKNVPVQLELEMQNRFIPADSTSFNVIAEIPGTDPALKDEVVMIGGHFDSWHAGTGATDNGAGSATMMEAMRILKALDLKPRRTIRIGLWTAEEEGLMGSRAYVAKHYGKRDSTGLQVTPEQAKFAAYFNVDNGGGKIRGVYQQLNTAVAPIFQAWMAPFNAGGMKTVTISTTGGTDHLSFDGVGLPGFQFIQDGLDYGTRTHHTNMDVYEKIQPEDMKWNAAVLAAFAWQAAQRDEKLPRKPEPAPAARPTP from the coding sequence ATGTCGCACGCTTTCGTGCCGCGCTTTGTCCCGGCGCTCCGCGCCGCCGTGGCGCTTGCCCTTGTTGCACCGACTGCTCCCCTCCTTGCGCAGGAGAAGGTGGACGTCGCCACGATCGAGAAGATCAAGTCCGAGGCGATGGATCGTTCGCAGGTCATGGACATCATGAGCTGGCTGACCGACGTCTACGGGCCGCGGCTCGCCTGGTCACCGAATCTCACCAAGGCCGGCAACTGGGCCGCCACCACGATGAAGAGCTGGGGCCTCAGCAACGTCGCCCTCGAGCCGTGGAGCACGCCGGCGGGCCTGGGTTGGGAAAACCAGCGCTTCACCTTCGTCGCCACGGCGCCGAACTTCTTCCAGGTGCTCTCCGCACCGCGGGCCTGGTCGGCGGGCACCAAGGGAAAGGTGGCGGGCGGGGTCGTGATCGTGCCGACCGACACGGCGATGACCCTCGAGTCGTTCAAGGCGAAGTACGCCGGCAAGATCAAGGGGAAGTTCATGATGCTGACGGCGCCGAACGGGCTGCCGTCGCAGAAGTTCACCGCTGACGCCGTGCGGCTCACCGACGAGCAGCTGGCGCAGATGGCCGCGATCGCGCCCCCTGCACCGGGCGGCGGGCGTGGCGGTGCACCGGGCGGCGGACGGGGTGGCTTCGGCGCCGGCGGCCTGCGACGCTTCAACCTGACGACCGACACGTTCGCGCTTCGCTTCATGGAGCAGCAGGGCGTGGCCGCGGTGCTGATGCTCGCGCGCGGCAGCGATGGCACGATCTTCACCGACAACGGTGCCAAGCGCGACATGAAGGCGCCGCAGGTGCCGATGGTGCACGTCAGCTACGAGTCGTACGGGCGGATCTGGCGCATGGCCGACAAGAACGTGCCGGTCCAGCTCGAACTCGAGATGCAGAACCGCTTCATCCCGGCGGACTCGACGTCGTTCAACGTGATCGCCGAGATCCCCGGCACCGATCCGGCGCTCAAGGACGAGGTCGTGATGATCGGCGGCCACTTCGATTCGTGGCATGCCGGCACCGGCGCCACCGACAACGGCGCCGGGTCGGCGACGATGATGGAGGCGATGCGGATCCTGAAGGCGCTCGACCTGAAGCCGCGCCGCACCATCCGGATCGGACTGTGGACGGCCGAGGAAGAGGGGCTGATGGGGTCGCGTGCCTACGTCGCCAAGCACTACGGCAAGCGTGACTCGACGGGTCTCCAGGTCACGCCCGAGCAGGCCAAGTTCGCGGCCTACTTCAACGTCGACAACGGCGGCGGCAAGATCCGCGGCGTCTACCAGCAGCTCAACACCGCTGTCGCGCCGATTTTTCAGGCGTGGATGGCGCCGTTCAATGCCGGCGGGATGAAGACGGTGACGATCTCGACCACTGGCGGCACGGACCACCTGTCGTTCGATGGCGTCGGACTCCCGGGGTTCCAGTTCATCCAGGATGGCCTCGACTACGGCACCCGGACGCACCACACCAACATGGACGTCTACGAGAAGATCCAGCCCGAGGACATGAAGTGGAATGCGGCGGTCCTCGCGGCGTTCGCGTGGCAGGCGGCGCAGCGGGACGAGAAGTTGCCGCGGAAGCCTGAGCCGGCTCCGGCGGCGCGGCCCACGCCCTAG
- a CDS encoding ABC transporter substrate-binding protein, whose translation MIRIRRGLALSGLAAILSGCGGDTRTAATPHLDTVRVANATGLSQAAMSLAAEAGYFREAGVAIEFVPVRQHEDVLVALLTNKLDAAVELFQAGYFGAMVRGGAMKFITSTVSLTPTACPYVGVVLRPGLSPADAPRLMHKIRVSSDGMFRYLMSRDLESQGLHLASFELVRLQAELAEQALTKGTFDAAILAEPFLSRATRSGTFWLRSQDATPNVEIGGLLVGERLLTRDRDVGIRFLAAYRRGVATFSEGKTSANLAALQRATGLDSTALANACWPTFRADGRMNLDGVMAYQQWLVGQKLAATPATPAQFWDSTLVAATDTILLRTSPRTAQ comes from the coding sequence ATGATCCGCATTCGTCGTGGCCTTGCGCTCTCCGGGCTCGCCGCCATCCTCAGTGGTTGCGGCGGTGACACCCGGACGGCCGCCACGCCGCACCTCGACACCGTGCGGGTCGCCAATGCCACGGGACTCAGCCAGGCCGCCATGTCGCTCGCCGCCGAGGCGGGCTACTTCCGCGAGGCTGGCGTGGCCATCGAGTTCGTGCCGGTGCGCCAGCACGAGGACGTGCTCGTGGCGCTGCTCACCAACAAGCTCGACGCGGCCGTGGAGCTCTTTCAGGCCGGCTACTTCGGGGCGATGGTGCGTGGCGGCGCCATGAAGTTCATCACGTCGACGGTGTCCCTGACGCCGACGGCGTGTCCCTACGTTGGCGTGGTGCTCCGCCCGGGACTTTCGCCGGCCGACGCGCCGCGCCTGATGCACAAGATTCGCGTCTCAAGCGATGGGATGTTCCGCTATTTGATGAGCCGCGACCTCGAGTCGCAGGGACTGCACCTCGCCTCCTTCGAACTGGTCCGGTTGCAGGCCGAGTTGGCCGAACAGGCGTTGACGAAGGGGACCTTCGACGCCGCGATCCTGGCCGAGCCGTTCTTGAGTCGAGCGACCCGCAGCGGGACTTTCTGGTTGCGCTCGCAGGACGCCACGCCGAACGTGGAAATCGGTGGACTGCTTGTCGGCGAACGGCTGCTCACCCGGGATCGGGATGTCGGCATTCGCTTTCTTGCCGCGTACCGCCGGGGTGTGGCCACCTTCAGCGAGGGGAAGACGTCGGCGAATCTCGCCGCACTGCAGCGTGCGACCGGGCTGGATTCCACCGCGCTCGCGAACGCCTGCTGGCCGACCTTCCGTGCCGACGGACGGATGAACCTCGACGGCGTGATGGCCTACCAGCAGTGGCTGGTCGGACAGAAGCTCGCCGCGACTCCCGCGACGCCGGCGCAGTTCTGGGACTCCACGCTGGTAGCCGCGACCGACACGATCCTGCTCCGCACTTCACCAAGGACCGCGCAATGA
- a CDS encoding DUF3472 domain-containing protein: MLAVALLLPIAPTAAPEELRIPAATGYLVPMPDAVPVSPDRPIRPFVAAGAGIAWFGDFGRAGELEVAVAIRAEPGDTLRLYLSVASSRLEAVVVGTGEEARVALGRVTLPTTGYHRFLLTAEGRRADAAEVRALLVEGASLPQAHFNLDARRNAASVHLRFPVDTTSVVTGFYDEVTAVDDPVTTYYMATGFARGYFGMQVNSATERRIIFSVWDAAGGTNARDRSTVAAENYTQLVAKGEGVVAEVFGNEGTGGHSHLVYPWKTGSRQRFFVAARPEGSATIYSGYWFHPDKQAWVLIASFRAAKDGQGLRRLYAFSENFGGSTGHLRRKALFGPQWIRLADGRWRELTTATFSHDATGKENRGDRFMGVEEGRFFLSHGGFVPGWTSAGAVFTRPATGVPPRITLPGER; this comes from the coding sequence TTGCTTGCCGTGGCCCTCCTCCTCCCGATCGCCCCGACGGCTGCGCCCGAGGAGCTGCGGATCCCGGCAGCCACGGGCTATCTGGTGCCGATGCCGGACGCCGTGCCCGTCTCGCCAGATCGGCCAATCCGGCCCTTCGTGGCGGCGGGGGCAGGCATCGCGTGGTTCGGCGACTTTGGCAGAGCCGGTGAACTCGAAGTCGCAGTCGCGATCCGAGCGGAGCCGGGGGATACCCTGCGCCTCTACCTCAGTGTGGCGTCCTCCCGGCTCGAGGCCGTGGTGGTCGGCACGGGGGAGGAAGCTCGGGTCGCTCTCGGGCGGGTGACGCTTCCTACGACTGGGTACCATCGCTTCCTGCTGACCGCCGAGGGCCGGCGCGCGGACGCCGCCGAGGTGCGTGCGCTGCTCGTCGAGGGAGCGTCGCTGCCGCAGGCTCACTTCAATCTTGATGCCCGCCGCAACGCAGCCAGTGTGCATCTTCGCTTTCCGGTCGACACGACATCGGTTGTCACCGGTTTCTATGATGAAGTGACGGCGGTCGACGATCCCGTGACGACGTACTACATGGCGACCGGTTTCGCGCGCGGCTACTTCGGCATGCAGGTGAACTCGGCGACGGAACGGCGCATCATCTTCTCCGTCTGGGACGCGGCCGGTGGCACGAATGCCAGGGACCGCAGCACGGTGGCTGCGGAGAACTACACCCAGCTGGTGGCCAAGGGCGAGGGCGTCGTCGCAGAGGTCTTCGGCAACGAAGGCACCGGCGGGCACTCACACCTTGTGTATCCGTGGAAGACGGGGTCGCGGCAGCGCTTCTTCGTGGCGGCCCGGCCGGAAGGGAGTGCGACGATCTACAGCGGATACTGGTTTCATCCCGACAAGCAGGCATGGGTGCTGATCGCATCGTTTCGCGCCGCCAAGGACGGCCAAGGACTGCGGCGCCTGTACGCGTTCAGCGAGAACTTTGGGGGGAGCACCGGCCACCTGCGCCGGAAGGCGCTGTTCGGACCGCAATGGATTCGGCTGGCCGACGGACGATGGCGGGAGCTTACGACAGCCACTTTCTCGCACGACGCGACCGGCAAGGAAAATCGCGGCGACCGCTTCATGGGGGTCGAGGAGGGGCGCTTCTTCCTGAGTCACGGCGGCTTCGTGCCGGGGTGGACCTCCGCTGGGGCGGTCTTTACTCGGCCAGCGACCGGCGTGCCACCACGGATCACGCTACCCGGCGAACGCTAG
- a CDS encoding glycosyltransferase family 4 protein produces the protein MRFLMVCTFYPPYSFGGDAISIREWSQALVRRGHHVTVVHAAEAFTALHPDPLPPQSSTPDDAGIEVIALQSRWPTLSAALVQQVGAPVLHRRQLRHLLQHGGFDVVVYHNPSLIGGPGMLAWPTTATTVYVAREHWLVCATHVLLRNKREPCTTRSCLRCSLVYRRPPQLWRYTGAMARGLAKMDLVIALSEFSRDKHREGGVTRPMTVLPNFVPDQPAPVDPLAEPHGPARRRPYFLFVGRLERIKGLDDVIPLFHALPDVDLLIVGEGSDGDRLREVGRDAPNVHFLGRIAHERVASYYRDAIATVVPSLGFEAFARVLIESMQAGVPFVARRIGPAVEVAAVSGAGELFATPEELLLILRRLVEDRGYRDRLALRALPAVATHWSETVVVEQFLAMVRAARERGVPAGTSPISSEA, from the coding sequence ATGCGCTTCCTGATGGTCTGCACGTTCTACCCCCCATACTCCTTTGGTGGCGACGCGATCAGCATTCGCGAATGGTCGCAGGCGCTCGTGCGCCGCGGCCACCACGTGACCGTGGTGCATGCTGCCGAGGCCTTCACGGCGCTCCACCCCGATCCGCTCCCCCCGCAGAGTTCGACCCCCGACGATGCCGGCATCGAGGTCATCGCCCTCCAGAGCCGTTGGCCGACCCTCTCCGCGGCGCTCGTGCAGCAGGTCGGCGCGCCCGTGTTGCATCGACGGCAGCTCCGCCACCTGCTGCAGCACGGCGGCTTCGACGTGGTGGTCTACCACAATCCCTCGCTGATCGGGGGACCGGGGATGCTCGCGTGGCCCACCACCGCCACGACGGTCTACGTGGCGCGGGAGCATTGGCTGGTCTGCGCAACGCACGTGCTGCTGCGCAACAAGCGCGAGCCGTGCACCACGCGAAGCTGCCTGCGCTGCAGCCTGGTCTATCGCCGGCCGCCGCAGCTGTGGCGCTACACCGGCGCGATGGCGCGCGGCCTGGCGAAGATGGACCTCGTCATCGCCCTGAGTGAATTCAGTCGCGACAAGCACCGCGAAGGCGGGGTGACCCGGCCCATGACGGTGCTGCCCAATTTTGTCCCCGACCAGCCGGCTCCCGTCGATCCCCTCGCCGAGCCGCACGGGCCGGCACGCCGACGGCCCTACTTTCTCTTCGTCGGGCGGCTCGAGCGCATCAAGGGGCTGGACGATGTCATCCCGCTCTTCCACGCACTCCCCGATGTCGACCTGCTGATCGTGGGGGAGGGGAGCGACGGCGACCGCCTCCGCGAGGTGGGGCGCGACGCGCCGAATGTGCACTTCCTCGGCCGGATCGCCCACGAGCGCGTCGCGAGCTATTACCGGGACGCGATCGCGACCGTGGTCCCCTCGCTTGGGTTCGAGGCGTTCGCGAGGGTGCTGATCGAGTCGATGCAGGCGGGGGTGCCGTTCGTGGCGCGCCGCATCGGCCCGGCCGTCGAGGTGGCCGCCGTCTCGGGCGCGGGAGAGCTCTTCGCCACGCCGGAGGAGCTCCTGCTGATCCTGCGCCGCCTGGTGGAGGATCGCGGGTATCGGGATCGGCTCGCGTTGCGCGCCTTGCCCGCCGTGGCGACCCACTGGTCCGAAACGGTGGTCGTCGAACAGTTCCTGGCCATGGTCAGGGCAGCACGCGAGCGTGGCGTGCCGGCCGGGACATCGCCGATCAGCTCGGAGGCGTGA
- a CDS encoding TonB-dependent receptor has product MTPTPRPRRFPTPTLLMPMALLPGLLAAQATPDSALKRPVTKLGEIVTTASRVSELVGQSPVNVTAITRQDLATTSASTVPSLLWRIPGFTMRDHQSASASSPGRRVASFRGLSGSSGGRTLILVDGVPLNDGFNGYMQWNRIPLALVDRIEVIRGGGSMIWGSRSLGGVVNILTRMPTVSGLQAQAEGGTGGSYRGTLTGNVVASRLRGSITTDWAGTDGYFVTRPDLRGTVDVPSGDKTKVVTGQLAYDLSSSLQATASGSYFDLDARGPTPGGGNASSASEFRAGLRWLSAAGGVWSLRSYRTHTNYLNHSGIVSSDRNTETPNRDQTQSATVTAGSLQWSQLVGGRHQLAAGLDVSNADGTIDELGNFANGVWTLNRGNGGRQQLGGLFLQDNLRLTDRWQVQVAVRGDRMRNVDGYRLDTTLPAGTAVIDTAYATATRSRLNYSVGVRFESSPQLTWRAGTYTALRAPTLFELYQTNYSTRGAVIAANPSLRPETLRGVELGVDFLPSRSTVLRLNTFLNKVEDAILDYTIGTSTANGQVFTECGPVPRNQACRQRRNVAGLRTLGLESELELHPAAHWSIWGSYTFNPTRVDAPGDEIDGKLARGAAKHMASATITFDQPRLATITVEQRYVGARQDDDLNTTPLKRFFVTGVRVSRQLVPQATAYVKVENLFDTRYEVTRSTNGYVEVAMPRWITVGLKSSW; this is encoded by the coding sequence ATGACCCCCACGCCCCGGCCACGCCGCTTCCCCACACCGACGCTGCTGATGCCGATGGCACTGCTGCCCGGCCTCCTCGCGGCGCAAGCGACGCCGGACAGTGCGCTCAAGCGTCCGGTCACCAAGCTCGGCGAGATTGTCACCACCGCCTCGCGGGTCAGTGAATTGGTCGGCCAAAGCCCCGTCAACGTCACGGCGATCACGCGGCAGGATCTGGCGACCACCAGCGCCTCGACGGTGCCGAGCCTGTTGTGGCGCATCCCCGGCTTCACCATGCGCGATCACCAGAGTGCCTCGGCCAGCAGCCCTGGCCGGCGCGTGGCGTCGTTCCGCGGACTCTCCGGCAGTTCGGGTGGACGGACGCTGATCCTCGTTGACGGCGTGCCGCTCAACGATGGGTTCAACGGCTACATGCAATGGAATCGGATTCCCCTGGCCCTGGTTGATCGGATCGAGGTGATCCGCGGCGGCGGATCGATGATCTGGGGCAGTCGGTCGCTCGGGGGAGTCGTCAACATCCTGACGCGGATGCCGACCGTCTCGGGGCTGCAGGCGCAGGCGGAGGGGGGCACGGGCGGCAGCTACCGCGGCACGTTGACGGGCAATGTGGTGGCGTCACGGCTCCGTGGGTCGATCACGACGGATTGGGCTGGCACGGACGGCTACTTCGTCACCCGCCCCGACCTGCGCGGCACGGTGGACGTCCCCTCGGGCGACAAGACCAAGGTGGTCACCGGCCAGTTGGCGTACGACCTCTCGTCGTCGCTCCAGGCCACGGCCAGCGGAAGCTACTTCGACCTCGACGCCCGTGGCCCGACCCCTGGCGGCGGCAACGCGTCGAGTGCGTCGGAGTTCCGTGCGGGACTGCGCTGGCTCTCGGCGGCAGGTGGTGTCTGGTCGTTGCGCAGCTATCGGACGCATACCAACTACCTGAATCACAGCGGCATCGTTTCCAGCGACCGCAATACCGAGACGCCCAACCGCGATCAGACGCAGTCGGCCACGGTGACCGCCGGCTCGCTGCAATGGTCGCAGCTGGTGGGCGGCCGCCACCAGCTGGCGGCCGGACTCGACGTCTCCAACGCCGACGGGACGATTGACGAACTCGGCAACTTCGCCAACGGCGTGTGGACGCTCAATCGCGGCAACGGGGGACGACAGCAGCTGGGTGGCCTCTTCCTGCAGGACAACCTTCGGCTGACCGATCGCTGGCAGGTGCAGGTCGCGGTGCGTGGCGACCGGATGCGGAATGTTGACGGCTACCGTCTCGACACCACGCTCCCGGCGGGAACCGCGGTGATCGACACGGCCTATGCCACCGCCACGCGGAGTCGCCTCAACTACAGCGTGGGCGTGCGCTTCGAGAGCTCACCGCAGCTGACGTGGCGTGCCGGGACCTACACGGCCCTCCGCGCGCCGACGCTCTTCGAACTCTACCAGACGAACTATTCGACCCGCGGTGCGGTGATTGCGGCGAATCCGTCACTCCGTCCGGAGACGTTGCGCGGCGTGGAACTTGGGGTCGACTTCCTCCCCTCGCGGTCCACGGTGCTGCGCCTTAACACCTTCCTGAACAAGGTCGAGGATGCAATCCTCGATTACACCATCGGCACCTCGACGGCCAATGGGCAGGTCTTCACGGAATGTGGCCCCGTGCCCCGCAACCAGGCCTGCCGGCAGCGCCGCAACGTCGCAGGCCTCCGCACCCTCGGCCTCGAGTCGGAGCTGGAGCTTCATCCGGCGGCACACTGGAGCATCTGGGGGAGCTACACCTTCAACCCGACGCGCGTCGACGCGCCCGGCGACGAGATCGATGGCAAGCTCGCCCGTGGTGCGGCCAAGCACATGGCCAGCGCAACCATCACCTTCGACCAGCCGCGGCTGGCGACGATCACGGTCGAGCAGCGCTATGTGGGGGCGCGCCAGGACGACGACCTGAACACCACGCCACTCAAGCGCTTCTTCGTCACCGGCGTTCGCGTCTCCCGCCAGCTCGTCCCGCAGGCGACGGCCTACGTCAAGGTGGAGAACCTCTTCGACACCCGGTACGAGGTGACCCGCAGCACCAACGGCTACGTGGAAGTCGCGATGCCGCGGTGGATCACCGTGGGCCTGAAGTCGTCGTGGTAA
- a CDS encoding ABC transporter permease — MRAATRAPDRLAWISPAVVVALLGTWEAGVRWGGVSPLLTPAPTTILRELLALLANGVMLTNLSATLLRLTIGLLLGAGVGVALGLAMGWWPTLRRAIDPIVAGIHPIPKIALFPILIVLLGIGEESKIAAIAIGAFFPSLINTMAGVQAISPVQLDLARNYGAGTRAMFFRILLPGSLPLVLTGLRISANVAFLSAIGVEMISAHTGLGSLLWLSWQVFRIEQLYATLIVVALVGMALTLAIRTLTHRWAPWLTDSGVGI, encoded by the coding sequence ATGAGAGCGGCCACGCGCGCCCCCGATCGGCTGGCCTGGATTTCCCCGGCCGTGGTCGTGGCACTCCTCGGCACGTGGGAAGCCGGCGTCCGGTGGGGCGGCGTCTCCCCGCTGCTCACCCCGGCCCCGACCACGATTCTGCGCGAACTGCTGGCGCTGCTGGCGAACGGGGTCATGCTCACCAATCTGAGCGCGACGCTGCTCCGGCTGACTATCGGCCTGCTCCTCGGCGCTGGTGTCGGCGTGGCGCTCGGCCTCGCGATGGGGTGGTGGCCGACACTTCGCCGAGCGATCGATCCGATCGTGGCGGGGATTCACCCGATTCCGAAGATCGCCCTCTTCCCGATCCTGATCGTCCTCCTTGGCATCGGCGAAGAGTCGAAGATCGCGGCAATCGCCATCGGCGCATTCTTCCCGAGCCTCATCAACACGATGGCCGGTGTGCAGGCGATCAGTCCGGTACAGCTCGACCTGGCGCGCAACTACGGCGCCGGAACTCGGGCAATGTTCTTTCGCATCCTCCTCCCGGGCAGCCTGCCACTGGTCCTCACCGGCCTGCGCATCTCGGCCAACGTGGCATTTCTCTCTGCCATCGGCGTGGAGATGATTTCCGCGCACACCGGGCTCGGCTCATTGCTGTGGCTCTCCTGGCAAGTCTTCCGGATCGAACAGCTCTATGCCACGCTGATCGTGGTGGCGCTGGTTGGCATGGCGCTCACGCTGGCCATCCGGACCCTGACGCATCGCTGGGCGCCGTGGCTGACTGACTCGGGCGTCGGCATCTGA
- a CDS encoding ABC transporter ATP-binding protein yields MTSQPQRKGELSVTTTGPGLSVHCQELSCSYRSERGSVPALDRISLSLRPQEFVSLVGPSGCGKSTLIRAIAGLMTPTSGRILYGDVPGGAGSPRGGLVVQENGTFPWMSVVDNVAFGLEMQGVGRAERRERAQRYLERVGLARYAHHFPHELSVGMRQRVGIGRAFVAESPILLMDEPFGALDAQTRWVLQTELLRVWSESKRLVLFVTHDIHEAVLLADRVVVMSGHPGRIREEIPVTVGRPRDPRDVSRKAQELISHIWHLLGEEVGSGLTER; encoded by the coding sequence ATGACGAGCCAGCCCCAGCGCAAGGGTGAGCTGTCAGTCACCACGACTGGTCCGGGCCTCTCGGTCCACTGCCAGGAACTCAGCTGCTCCTATCGCAGCGAACGCGGCTCGGTCCCCGCCCTCGATCGAATCTCGCTCTCGCTCCGCCCGCAGGAATTCGTGTCGCTGGTGGGTCCGAGTGGCTGCGGCAAGTCGACGTTGATCCGGGCCATCGCCGGGCTGATGACGCCGACCTCTGGCCGCATCCTCTATGGTGACGTCCCCGGCGGGGCGGGCAGCCCGCGCGGCGGCCTGGTCGTGCAGGAGAACGGCACCTTTCCCTGGATGAGTGTCGTCGACAACGTCGCCTTCGGACTGGAGATGCAAGGCGTCGGTCGCGCCGAGCGCCGCGAGCGGGCGCAGCGCTACCTGGAACGGGTGGGCCTCGCACGGTACGCGCACCATTTCCCGCACGAGCTCTCGGTCGGCATGCGGCAACGTGTCGGCATCGGCCGTGCCTTCGTGGCGGAATCGCCGATCCTGCTGATGGACGAACCATTCGGCGCACTCGACGCGCAGACGCGCTGGGTGCTCCAGACGGAGTTGTTGCGCGTCTGGTCGGAGAGCAAGCGGTTGGTCCTTTTCGTGACGCATGACATTCACGAGGCCGTGCTGCTCGCCGATCGTGTCGTGGTCATGAGCGGCCACCCCGGGCGGATCCGCGAGGAGATCCCGGTCACCGTGGGGCGGCCGCGCGACCCCCGCGACGTCTCGCGCAAGGCGCAGGAATTGATCTCGCACATCTGGCACCTGCTCGGTGAGGAAGTCGGCAGCGGGCTCACCGAGCGATGA